A stretch of DNA from Xiphophorus maculatus strain JP 163 A chromosome 8, X_maculatus-5.0-male, whole genome shotgun sequence:
GGCTGGCGGGAGATAAAGGACAGCTGAAGTACCATCATCTGTAAATGACCACAACCACTTTGACGGAGGAGTTGACCTGTAGCACCAGATGATTGGCTCCTAATTCTCACGGAGAAAGACCAGAAGATGGGATGTGACAGTGccacatcattttattttacaaatattattttatgttacaaaCATATAGGGAAATGAGCTACCAGCACATGTATTGCATTGCTGCGAGGACATCTGGCTCAAAAAAAGGTGCTGGAGGTGGGATGTGCACTCTCACACAGGCatacaagtgtgtgtgtgtttgtgtgaactAGGACTGTCACATGGCTTATAACAGCTTTGGAGAAGTAATGTTTGACTCCGTGGCTTCCTGCATCTCAGTTCTTTACCCATGCAATTTTCTGGTCAGCAATTTGGCAGAGCCCTTTTTCAGCCCTTTTATACTACCGAAGCATCCATTAAGCTAAACTGAATTGATAGGAATGTATCTACCAAGGTCTGTTATGCTCACAAGGACCCAGTAGATGTCTTTTAAACGGCTGAGCCTGTCAAACTGCTTTCCAACAGGAAGATCATAAGGAGATAAAAGGGCTCAGTTAGGAGAAAATTTCAATGTTAGGCATATTTCTGTAATGTGTTATAATGGGAAAGGCAACTATACAGAACTAGTTAACTTGGAAAATATATGTGCAAAAAGGGTAAactatacatatatttttaaatcatgctTGATTTGGCCCTAAATAataaaggtttgtgtttttattaggaTTTGGTAATGTAACAAATTACTAATTCATAATTGTACAATTATAACACTTTAACTGGTTAAACAGGGCTCTCCAGGACGCTCCCAGAACAGCTTGTTGGTTACATTAGGTGCGTTTAAATGCTACATTTGATTACCTATTTCAGATTCTTCCTTGAAAAAGTGCAGTAATTGGTTATCAAGTGTCAAAAACTTATTTGGTCAAAAGTGCTCAAATTATTGAACAGAACTGTACTGCATACTGTATATTGGGTGTAAGATGAATGCCACTCATAAAATGGCGGCCCTGTTGACATATGATCCCCAACATATCGCGAGACATCGCACAcgatggaattttttttttttttcatggcgGCGCCCTTTCATTAAGCGTAATAACgctgagagaaaagaaaacaaatactgGGCTAAGTAAATAGTGTAGAGCTATTTCtatttatatctttttacaGACTCGTTTGACCACCTCCATTATATAGAAATTCTCAGAGAAGGACGCTTGTTTTCACAAGTACGACTGTGGTTTCGGTGATACCGTGACTTCAGCAGACTCCTAAATAACAACAGCATACAACAAAGACATCAACACAGGTGATAAAGGTAAGTGCAGTTGCTTTTTTTCTACAACGATTAGAACTTCCTGGTAGCACCACACGACCAAATAAACGACACGATGCACCTAAAAAATGAAGGAGCAGCGCAAAATTTGCCCTCCGTTCTAGAGCAGCAGTGTTCTAGATCTACTGGTCGCAAGATCAGCTAATGCCATGTAAACAGATGATTACAATTCAAGGCTGTCATGAGCGCAGGTCACGGTGCTGATGCCTCATAGAAAAGGAAGATTcactaaagtatttttgacattattaatacGCGCAAAGCATAACGTGTCATATCTGTTAAGCTAGGtctattagaaaataaaaaaatcattaaatgtcAACAAGTGCAAATGGCGCATAAACTGGTGCATTGTATCTAGTCTAGCATGCATTACAACACATGGAAGCAAATGTCAAATTGAACTGTATGTTCCAAGTTTGTTTGTTCTACAAAGAGCAACATagaaaaaggtttatttttttctatgttgttCTTACGTTAGGAAATATGCATTTAGCAACTTTTACAGCTTCCTAAAGATTTCTGATAATTTAAGGCTTTGCATGTGAACAAATTTACACTCATATGTTGACTGCTCTAACACAAAATAAGTTAGTGGTCGCGATGCCAAACCTCAGAGAGATCTGTGAGGAAGATGTGGCTCAATTGCAACCACTATCATCATTTCAATTTGCAACAGGAGCAACACAATTGCATGTTttcctaataataataataataataataataataataagccaTTTACTGGGTTGAAAACATCACCACTACTATCCATACTActgtgcatttaatttttttttaagtaaatctGGTTATTTTCCTGTAGACATCCATTGGTTggttttaactaaaaaaataagGCCTTGATGAAAGAAGATCTGTTATGGACCATCGAGACCCAGAACTTACCATGAAGaacgaggaggaagaggaattGCAGAGCAGTTCACTCGCCACTGGTAATCTACTaatacttttttcatttaaacataacACTTTTTTATGCTGCACATTTCTTTATGTGAATGCAGTATTACAAATGTGTTGATTTGGGGTACTAATGTTTGTTATTGAGGCTTGGTAACCAGTTTTTCATTGAATTCACCAGTATCAAGGATTGTCTGACTAAAGCAATGTTGCCCATGTGACTTGTGGAATCAGAGTTGTGGAAGACATTAATGTTATTTGAATCTTCCCTGCAGATGTCGACCAGCTGTTTGTAGTTAAAACAGAAGACCCAGACGAGTGGTCCTGTGGTCTGAACTATCACAGTGTAGAGGATGACACAAAGGGGGAGCTCTTGAGCAGTCCACTGCCCACTGGTAATCCGTTTAACAATTATGGATTTTTAATTTGGAGAaatttttcatagttttttttaactgttggtCTATTGGAAGGCTGTTTCAACTGTGATCAGAACAAAATGTCTATGATAATATGAGGAATTTAGCATTATCTAGGTGTTGTAATGTTATCTACTCTCCTGACCAATCAGACCTCCTAGGTGTGTTACACATAGATATCACCTGCATGGCTCATGCTAAAACTCAAACTCGCCTTTCATAAACAgacgtaaaaataaaaaaaacacattatttgaAACCATTTTTAGAGAGTAGCATGTTTGATGTAATCTATTTATCTTAAACAAATTGGTGAGTTAAGATTGAGCTCCTCTCACTATCCTCTGCAGGGCCCATGTAGGTCTGCTCCATACTAGAACATTTTGGGATTGGAATAATGTTGGTAAATATTGCGATGGCAATAATATTTTAACCCAtgtctattttcttctttccactCTTTCTTCATCACTCTGTAGTAACTCTAGTAACTTAATAAAATAGTACACAAAAATAATGATACAAAATGCTTATGCTTCATTTATACCACGCTGTTGTGTGCAATTTATGAGTAATTTCATTcacattcaaatttaaaaatactttattgatcccaaatggAAACTAAGCATGTTTTGCAACTTTAGTGCCAAAGCAAGAGCAATATGAAGTCACATGGAAAATCTTatagttgtgtgtgttttaatgttttctgcagATGACCTGCAAGTAATCAAAGAAGAAGCGTCTAATGAATCGGACTACAGAATAAAACATCAGGGTCCAGAACTTTACCTaaaggaggagatggaggaagtTTCAGCCAGTCCATTGACAGCTGGTGTGTGGATTTTTGTACTGTTTCAactgttgctgtgtgtgtgtacgtgttaATAACTTTGTAGCACTGCTTTGGTACTGGACTGGTGGtattggtttttttgttgttgtttttttcatttttggttcaTGTTTCTATACTTTCTGTGTAAGAACATATGCTATAGTAATGTGTGTAACTTTCATTttactacaatttttttttttttttcataaaccGATATCTCCTCATCAATAGGTGTGCCTCCAATTAACCAAAATGTGTCAGTTAAACTATCAGAGCTTTGTGGAAAGAACCACAAGGTTTAACCCAAATCACATAGTTTAATAGACAATTGTCACTGATACTGACGGCATGtatataaacttctgaattcaaagaatgttacaaaaaaatctgtaagaaaGGCTACTTCTtgatataaatgtgtgtttcacACTTTCCTACAGATGTCCAGAAGGTGCTAGTGGTTAAAGAAGAAGTCCCTGATGAATGGAGCTTCTCTACAACCCATAGGAACCCAGAACCTCTCAACAGCGTAAATGAGGAAGAGCAACACCCATGTAGCGGCGGTAGTGATTTTGATGTCAGTCACGATGACTGGCAGAAAGAAACTGTACGAGAATTGGAGGAAAATAATGAAGTAGAATTTAGCACACCCCGAAAATTTTTTAGCTGTTCTATCTGTCGTAAACAGTTCCTCTATCAGGAGTCTTTTCAGAAACACATGAAAGGCCATTTAGAAAAAAGTGATTTCAGCTTCAATGTTGCTGAGAAAGGTTTTATTGTAAAGCCAAATTTAGATTTGGAGACGATTGATTCGGAGAAAGCGTTTGGTTGCGATGTTTGTGGCAAAACGTTCCACCAAAGGTCATATCTCTATAGACACAAGCGAacccacacaggagagaaaGCTTTTAGCTGCGATATCTGCAGTAAAGCATACATTGATAAGTCAACCCTTAGCAAACATATGAGCATCCATAGTGGAGAGAAAGCTTTTGGTTGTGATGTTTGTGGCAAAACGTTCCACCAAAGGTCATATCTCTATAGACACAAGCGAacccacacaggagagaaaGCTTTTAGCTGCGATATCTGCGGTAAAGCATACATTGATAAGTCAACCCTTAACAAACATATGAGCATCCATAGTGGAGCGAAAGCGTTTGGTTGTGATGTTTGTGGTAAAACATTCATCCAAAAGTCCAATCTTTATAAACACAAGAGAATTCATACAGGAGAGAAACCATTCATCTGTGATGTTTGTGGTAAAGCATTTATATATAAGTCTATCCTCAATGGCCATATGTTGGTCCACAcaagagagaaaacattcagCTGTGATGTGTGTGGTAAAACATTCACGGAAAAGTCCAATCTCCATAAACACAAGAGAATCCATGCTGTAGAGAAGTCATTCAACTGTGATATTTGTGGGAAATCGTTCATCAGCAAGTCGACCTTGAACAGACACGTGGGGATTCACGCTGTGGAcaaaccattcagctgtttggTCTGTGGTAAAACATTCCACCAAAAGGTAGTTCTCAAAAGGCACATGGGAATCCACACGCTGGAAAAATCCCTCGAGTGTGACGTCTGTggtaaaatgttcaaacaaaagGCGCACCTTGCTACACATAAACGAATCCACACGGGGGAGAAACCATTTATCTGCGAAGTGTGCGGGAAAGCATTCAACCGAAAGGAGAGGCTTTGCTCGCACAACAGAATCCACACGGGAGAAAAACCATTTGGTTGTGATTTTTGCGGTACCATGTTCAATGACAGCTCAACCCTTCGGAaacacatgaggattcacactggagAGAAGCCATTTGGCTGTGATGTTTGTGGTAAAAGGTTTCGATTTAGATCTAATGTCAAAAAGCACATGAAGACCCACACGGGATAGAAAATCAATGTTGTAGGAAAGGATTTGCTTTGCTCATAAGCATCAAAACTTGTCACCATTGTACAATTCAACTATTTGGGATTAAAATGTGGGATTTAAAgtgcaaacaaaatatttttcctgttgTAAGACTGTATTTACATGAGAGCAATGTTGAGGAAAAGTTCCATGCTTAGACGAGACCGCAAAGAAATCTTGAAtcagctgtagttgtcatgccaggccacAATGTAGCGCTGTGATTTTAGCACGTTGACAAAACACACACGCGCTTTTGACACCTCATTACCTTCTACCTCATTTAGGAAACAGTGACCAATCTCTGATAAACCGAGTGCTCATGTAACACACATTTAATTCATATCCAAAGTTGCCTTAAGCTGAAAAGGCTAAGTAGCACAAGTTCCCCTCTGACACCtggttttaaaaactgctgatGTCAGGGACTCCGATCACTAGAGTTGTGTAAACGTGCAGCTGGATTGCTacaaaaatgttacagtttcaCTGAAAACTAGCTCAGTGTAAACAAAGCTTCTGATATGGAAAGACAGATGAGCCTCTCTGTTGAGTTGTGTTCATACCCCAGAGGAATGCACCTGCTTATACAGTTTTATGCCATTAGCATATGTATAGTAAGAAATGTTTATGTACACGATAATTCTCAGCTAGAGTTTTAGCCTTGTGAAACCTCAAATATGATGGTTCAGATTAACCACTGCTCAACGACAAACTTACCATACTCGCATTGTACAAATGAAATTATTAATAACACTTACTGTAGGATAACATTAAGTATGACAAATTTAACAgttagatttttctaaattctTAGTGTTAGTAGTGTTAGTGTTAGTTAGGTAGTGTATGTCAGTAAGACATTTATAGTTATGAGGACTATAAATTACACATAATATATTATCAGTCCCATTtatgatttttcaaaatgttgtacAGAAATGTTTACTCTAGAAAGTGAATGGTTTCCTTAcaaattcacatttctgttCTGGAAgtgtttaattgtatttaaatattaccTGGATtcttattgtttcttttatttaggctagagttttgtatatatatttgccttatttttttttattttaatcgaTTTGCACAATATTTGTCAAtgcattgttttacttttcttatttgttaaaaaagaacataaagtaCTACAGTGCAGCTTTTTACAGTTAATACATGTAGAAGTACGGGAAGATTATAGGAAGTACATGCCGGAGTTGTATAGGTCtgctgtcacaaaaaaaaaaaaaaaagaacaaacatccTTCCATTACTGCACGGTCAGTCCTGTATGATTAACTGGACACCAAAACAGTTAAGTTATTGAcgtgtatttattttctcatcccacactggagactggaatgCTCTGGGTTTCTAACTTAGGCCTCTTCTATAAACACTCTTCACTAATGACTGTGCCGCCACATATATGAAATGCTTATGCAGCATTATTATGATTTTCTTGATCACTGCTGGCGAAAAGGCAGTTTACAAGAGACAAATAATAATTCTGTCTTTGTGGTGTTTGATATCCTTATGCACATGAGGAAATGTAAGGCAGCAAATCATGTCATGCtgttcttatttgttttttatttttatttttgccttcgTTGTTGCCTTCACACCTTATGTGTTTCTTGTTGTTACCTCGGATATAATTGTATTTACAATGTGAttctttctttttagaaaacaaaagaagaaagtcCATGCCTTGTTTATGAGTCTTAGCAATAAATAtcttcaaattttaatttatgaaatagCTGTATGCTTTGATTCCATATTAACCTCAATTGTACTGTTCTGTTTCACCATCACTTACACAATTgtaaaggaaaacaataaaatgaatttggTCGCGAGAGTTGTGTTGAGATTTAAGATGGAAACGGCAGCACGTGAGATAAATCTAAAAGCCTGAGAATTATTTCTGTTAGACGTGGGAATCAAAATATAGCATCTCATcatcttgttttatgttttaatcttttagcTGGTTCTTTAAtggtttgagaaccactgatgtAGTGTTTTATGTGTGCAAATATGTTATTCCTTTAATATACTCTGTTCCAGCTCctaaaagcacaaagaaaaacagccaaaagtgttatttatttcagtaattaaattaaaagtgcacatttattacacacagactgtAATTTCCTGCTTGGATTTCTGTTACTTTTCATATCATGTCTTACATTGACTGAAACCCCAAAAGGTCAGTTTCGCAGAAAATTAAAAGCTACCTGAATCCCATTTTCTAcaattaaaacattcattttaactgtaaaaacaaaaaattaataatgtggaaGGTTGCTGACTTGACAcagtgaacaaaataaacacccTCCACAAAGCTGTCAAAAATGTAGGTAAACTAGTACGTCAGtattaaaaatcaaagtcataaaataattgtatttattagtaaaacagaaacacagtacagtatttatttgaaaatcacttttaaagAACAACACCTCTGCTCCATCAGcagaaaaatatacatgaaatacaaaaaatataagtaAGACTAAATATGCATTCATTTAAGAACCATATTTGGCTTTTGTAAAGAAAGCCAAGTAAGCTGTAAAATTCTATGTTTTATGTTGCATGGAGTTTTATGTTGAATCAGTAGAAATAGTTTAGCACTATTATAACAGTAGCAGTACTTTCCCCCactttttcagtttcatatttaGTAATCATCACATAGTCATCAGAATCTGTGTtacattgtacttttttttaaacagatccTAACATACATGCCTGTGTCTCAGTAAGATTGGAAAGATTCAGtcggaaaaataaaattggaataattaaaattaaaaatagattttatgaGACTGTGGCAGTGAAGgcttttattgtaaatgttttactttgaatttcttatatttcttccttttcatttttcttcctaaaTGTTTGCAAGAATTGAACTAATGAGACTAACAGGCATTTTACAAAGAGAACAACACGCTCCTTCACAGATTGCAGAACTTTAGTTGCTATGTAACGTACACTCACTTGTTTGCAGTATGACCTCAGAGGTCCCTAACGACAACAGATAATTGCATTAGACATTTTTCATTAGTTACGCAGTGCTACTACTGTATGCTAGATTGATAGTACATTTAACGTTTTCTTAAGAACAGCAGGAAAAGAGGAATTCTTTCAAAGTTGCCATGGCGCCCAgtaaaggaaagaagaaaaaaggtcGGACAACTCTGAAAGACCACATACTTATCTtcgaaaaagaaaagaagagaatgGCCAAAATGTATGAAACCAGCACTAAACTTTGGGAGATGAAGCTGAAGAGAACTAAGAAGGATTTAGCCTTCCACCAGCAGGAACTCTACAAGAAGGCCTGCGAGACTGAGCAAGTAAAAAGCGCAATATTCATGGTGGAGAATTGCGGTATTGGCGTCACCGATTTTTGGCTCAACGAATTAAAAGAAAGAGATGAGAAGCTCAAAGTGATGGGGGAAAGGCTCAAAAAGCAAGAAGAGATTGCAGCACAACAGAAACTTGAGTTGGAAAATGAAAGGAAGCGAGATCTCAAAAGGTTTGaggaagaaattttaaagaggAAAGCCACCGAGGCACGGGTACAGAGAAAAATTACTAACATTAGAAAGCAAATGCAAGTGTCTAAAGAAGAATACAGAAAAAGcataagagaaaaagaaaagagatatTCAGTCTTACTGAAGGACTCACAGGAGAAAGAATGGAACTTCATACGCAAAGAAGGGGAGACGAATAAGTTGAGGGCTGAGCAGGACAAAAACATTGCCGAATTGGAAAGTGAACTTTTCAGTGTTAAAAGGGAGAGAAACTGGCTAATTGAAAACCTAAAATCTGCCTTGATTGATTTAGATGACGTGAATCAACTGGCTGAGTCACTGTCTATTGACAAATTCTCACTGGCAATGGGCAAAAACATTCTGGCAATAAAATTAGAGAGAAGCTTTTGTGAGATGGCATGTGTACAACAAATGCTTGATGAAGTCACGGCCAGAGCTGCTCCCCTGGAAGAGGCCCTCaagaaaatggaagaagaaaaaacagagaatgaaaaaagaaaccaagTCGCCATCCAGGCCAGTCAGGTCGAGTTGGACAAACTACAGAAAATTATTGCCATGCGAGAGAAGGAGATCTGTCAAGTGAAGCAGCTGGCGAGGACCATTGTGGAGAAACGCAGAGACATGGAGGTGTTTTTCCACCAAGCCCTGGATGACGTCCGACAGGAGATAGCTGACGAAAGAAAGCGG
This window harbors:
- the LOC102234256 gene encoding gastrula zinc finger protein XlCGF57.1-like, which produces MDHRDPELTMKNEEEEELQSSSLATDVDQLFVVKTEDPDEWSCGLNYHSVEDDTKGELLSSPLPTDDLQVIKEEASNESDYRIKHQGPELYLKEEMEEVSASPLTADVQKVLVVKEEVPDEWSFSTTHRNPEPLNSVNEEEQHPCSGGSDFDVSHDDWQKETVRELEENNEVEFSTPRKFFSCSICRKQFLYQESFQKHMKGHLEKSDFSFNVAEKGFIVKPNLDLETIDSEKAFGCDVCGKTFHQRSYLYRHKRTHTGEKAFSCDICSKAYIDKSTLSKHMSIHSGEKAFGCDVCGKTFHQRSYLYRHKRTHTGEKAFSCDICGKAYIDKSTLNKHMSIHSGAKAFGCDVCGKTFIQKSNLYKHKRIHTGEKPFICDVCGKAFIYKSILNGHMLVHTREKTFSCDVCGKTFTEKSNLHKHKRIHAVEKSFNCDICGKSFISKSTLNRHVGIHAVDKPFSCLVCGKTFHQKVVLKRHMGIHTLEKSLECDVCGKMFKQKAHLATHKRIHTGEKPFICEVCGKAFNRKERLCSHNRIHTGEKPFGCDFCGTMFNDSSTLRKHMRIHTGEKPFGCDVCGKRFRFRSNVKKHMKTHTG
- the LOC102233999 gene encoding basal body-orientation factor 1-like; this encodes MAPSKGKKKKGRTTLKDHILIFEKEKKRMAKMYETSTKLWEMKLKRTKKDLAFHQQELYKKACETEQVKSAIFMVENCGIGVTDFWLNELKERDEKLKVMGERLKKQEEIAAQQKLELENERKRDLKRFEEEILKRKATEARVQRKITNIRKQMQVSKEEYRKSIREKEKRYSVLLKDSQEKEWNFIRKEGETNKLRAEQDKNIAELESELFSVKRERNWLIENLKSALIDLDDVNQLAESLSIDKFSLAMGKNILAIKLERSFCEMACVQQMLDEVTARAAPLEEALKKMEEEKTENEKRNQVAIQASQVELDKLQKIIAMREKEICQVKQLARTIVEKRRDMEVFFHQALDDVRQEIADERKRNAKEAYRNYYQKFRDGGKGKGKFPLIHTFDQTPNSTNSVYSDMKETGNWPHGPGKEVYMSDLTWEQKEKVLTLLFAKMNGDAERASKSSTTRLDCHFRSADWLHHHGPKEGGFVKVL